A genomic window from Periweissella cryptocerci includes:
- the rpsG gene encoding 30S ribosomal protein S7, giving the protein MPRKGYTKRAEVMPDPIYNSKLVSRLINRLMLDGKRGTASTILYSAFDQIKAATGNDPLEVFEEAMNNIMPVLEVKARRVGGSNYQVPIEVRPERRTTLGLRWLVTYSRLRGEHTMDERLAKEIMDAANNTGASVKKREDTHKMAEANRAFAHYRW; this is encoded by the coding sequence ATGCCACGTAAAGGTTACACAAAACGGGCCGAAGTAATGCCCGACCCAATTTATAACTCAAAGCTTGTTTCACGCTTGATCAACCGTCTTATGTTAGATGGTAAGCGCGGAACTGCTTCAACTATTCTTTATTCAGCTTTCGACCAAATCAAAGCCGCAACTGGCAATGATCCACTGGAAGTTTTTGAAGAAGCAATGAACAACATCATGCCTGTCCTTGAAGTTAAGGCTCGTCGTGTTGGTGGTTCTAACTACCAAGTTCCTATCGAAGTACGTCCAGAACGTCGTACTACTTTGGGTCTCCGTTGGTTAGTTACTTACTCACGTTTGCGTGGGGAACACACCATGGACGAACGTCTTGCTAAGGAAATCATGGATGCAGCCAACAACACTGGTGCATCTGTTAAGAAGCGTGAAGATACGCACAAGATGGCTGAAGCCAACCGTGCCTTCGCTCACTACCGTTGGTAA
- the rpsL gene encoding 30S ribosomal protein S12, whose amino-acid sequence MPTINQLVRSGRKSRTTKSSSPALNFGYNSQKKAQTNTPAPQKRGVATRVGTMTPKKPNSALRKYARVRLSNLFEVTAYIPGEGHNLQEHSVVLIRGGRVKDLPGVRYHIIRGALDTAGVDSRRQSRSKYGTKKPKK is encoded by the coding sequence ATGCCTACAATTAACCAATTGGTTCGTTCAGGACGTAAGAGCCGGACAACTAAATCTAGCTCACCTGCCTTGAACTTTGGCTACAACAGCCAAAAGAAGGCGCAAACTAACACACCAGCACCACAAAAACGTGGGGTTGCAACCCGTGTTGGTACTATGACTCCTAAGAAGCCTAACTCTGCCTTACGTAAGTATGCGCGTGTTCGTCTTTCTAACTTGTTTGAAGTTACTGCCTACATTCCTGGTGAAGGCCACAACTTGCAAGAACACTCTGTTGTATTGATCCGTGGTGGTCGTGTTAAGGATTTGCCTGGGGTTCGTTACCACATCATCCGTGGTGCACTTGATACTGCAGGTGTTGATAGCCGTCGTCAAAGCCGTTCTAAGTACGGTACTAAGAAGCCTAAGAAGTAA
- the fusA gene encoding elongation factor G gives MANKREYPLDHTRNIGIMAHIDAGKTTTTERVLYYTGKIHKIGETHDGASQMDFMDQEKERGITIQSAATTAVWHGFHNQFAKNPYRVNIIDTPGHVDFTIEVERSLRVLDGAVAVLDGAAGVEPQTETVWRQATTYNVPRVVFVNKMDKLGADFQMSVDSLGERLEANAKAIQWPIGAEDDFEAVIDLLEMKAEYPVDELGEKWEARDVPEDMKELVEAKRAELIEAIADVDEGIMEKYLEGEEISIPELKAAIRKATLNLEFFPVIAGSAYKDKGVQMMLDAVVDYLPSPLDVKPYISTDPDTDEEVDLIADDDKPFAALAFKVMTDPFVGRLTFLRVYTGTLEAGSYVLNTTKGKRERVGRLLQMHATDRTEIPEVFSGDIAAAIGLKDTTTGDSLTAVDRPLILESMEFPEPVIELAVEPKTKADQDKMSNALQKLAEEDPSFRATTNPETGDTLIAGMGELHLDIIVDRMRREFNVEATVGAPQVAYREAFTKTVQARGFFKRQSGGKGQYGDVWIEFTPNETGAGFEFEDAVVGGVVPREYIGSVEQGLRESMSAGPLAGYPLVDVKAKLYDGSYHDVDSSEAAFKIAASLALREAAKTAGAVILEPIMAVDIVVPEDNLGDVMGHVSARRGLIEGQEARGKTLMLHAQVPLSEMFGYATTLRSSTQGRGTFQMKLDHYAAVPKNIQEEIIKKNGKNND, from the coding sequence ATGGCTAACAAGCGTGAATACCCACTAGACCACACTCGTAACATCGGTATCATGGCTCACATCGATGCTGGTAAGACTACTACTACTGAACGTGTGTTGTACTACACTGGTAAGATCCACAAGATTGGTGAAACCCACGATGGTGCATCACAAATGGACTTCATGGATCAAGAAAAGGAACGTGGTATCACTATCCAATCAGCCGCTACTACTGCTGTTTGGCACGGTTTCCACAACCAATTTGCTAAGAACCCTTACCGTGTTAACATCATTGACACTCCAGGTCACGTTGACTTCACTATTGAAGTTGAACGTTCACTCCGTGTGCTTGATGGCGCGGTAGCTGTTCTTGATGGTGCAGCCGGTGTTGAACCACAAACTGAAACTGTTTGGCGTCAAGCTACTACCTACAACGTTCCTCGTGTTGTTTTCGTTAACAAGATGGACAAGTTAGGTGCTGACTTCCAAATGTCAGTTGATTCATTGGGCGAACGTCTTGAAGCAAATGCCAAGGCTATTCAATGGCCAATTGGTGCCGAAGACGACTTTGAAGCCGTTATCGACTTGCTCGAAATGAAGGCTGAATACCCAGTTGATGAACTTGGTGAAAAGTGGGAAGCCCGCGACGTTCCTGAAGATATGAAGGAACTCGTTGAAGCAAAGCGTGCTGAATTGATCGAAGCAATTGCTGACGTTGATGAAGGCATTATGGAAAAGTACCTTGAAGGTGAAGAAATTTCTATCCCTGAATTGAAGGCTGCTATCCGTAAGGCTACTCTTAACTTGGAATTCTTCCCAGTTATCGCTGGTTCAGCATACAAGGATAAGGGTGTCCAAATGATGCTCGATGCCGTTGTTGACTACCTTCCATCACCACTTGATGTTAAGCCATACATCTCAACTGATCCTGATACTGATGAAGAAGTTGACTTGATTGCCGATGATGACAAGCCATTTGCTGCTTTGGCATTTAAGGTTATGACTGACCCATTCGTTGGTCGTCTTACTTTCTTGCGTGTCTACACTGGTACGCTTGAAGCTGGTTCATATGTCCTTAACACTACTAAGGGCAAGCGTGAACGTGTTGGTCGTTTGCTCCAAATGCACGCGACTGACCGTACTGAAATCCCAGAAGTATTCTCTGGTGATATCGCCGCTGCCATTGGTTTGAAGGACACTACTACTGGGGACTCATTGACTGCTGTTGATCGTCCATTGATCCTTGAATCAATGGAATTCCCAGAACCAGTTATCGAATTGGCCGTTGAACCTAAGACTAAGGCTGACCAAGATAAGATGTCTAACGCACTTCAAAAGTTGGCTGAAGAAGATCCTTCATTCCGTGCAACTACTAACCCAGAAACTGGTGATACTCTTATCGCCGGTATGGGTGAATTGCACTTGGATATCATCGTTGATCGTATGCGTCGTGAATTCAACGTTGAAGCTACTGTTGGTGCTCCTCAAGTTGCCTACCGTGAAGCCTTCACTAAGACTGTTCAAGCGCGTGGTTTCTTCAAGCGTCAATCAGGTGGTAAGGGTCAATATGGTGACGTTTGGATTGAATTCACTCCTAACGAAACTGGTGCCGGTTTTGAATTTGAAGATGCCGTTGTCGGTGGTGTTGTTCCTCGTGAATACATCGGTTCTGTTGAACAAGGTTTGCGCGAATCAATGAGTGCTGGTCCTTTGGCTGGCTACCCATTGGTTGACGTTAAGGCTAAGTTGTACGACGGTTCATACCACGATGTCGATTCATCTGAAGCAGCGTTCAAGATCGCCGCTTCACTTGCATTGCGCGAAGCAGCTAAGACTGCTGGTGCCGTTATCCTCGAACCAATCATGGCCGTTGATATCGTAGTTCCTGAAGACAACTTAGGTGATGTTATGGGACACGTTTCAGCTCGTCGTGGTTTGATCGAAGGTCAAGAAGCCCGTGGTAAGACTCTTATGCTTCACGCGCAAGTTCCATTGTCAGAAATGTTTGGTTACGCAACTACATTGCGTTCATCAACACAAGGCCGTGGTACTTTCCAAATGAAGCTTGATCACTACGCAGCTGTTCCTAAGAACATCCAAGAAGAAATCATCAAGAAGAACGGTAAGAACAACGACTAA